The genomic region TACGGCAGTCCACACACTTCACGTGGAAAATCCAGCCCCGTTGGTGGATGGGCGTTCACACGGCGCGGACCTGAACTTCCGGCGCACCGGACTTGCGTGCGGCGTGCATGAGCTTCTCGGCGGCCGCGGTTACCACGTCGAGCGCCTGAGCGCGGTTGGAGGCCTGCACGAACAGCAGCCCGGCATGCACGCCAATCGTCGCCTTGTGCTCGCCGTCAGAGAACGGGTGTCGGGCCAGGTGACTCAGGCAATTGTTGAGCCCCTCGGTCACGTCGCCGCGCCGGCAGGAATTGATCAGCACCATGAACTGGTCATCCGTCCAGCGCGCGACCAGCGCGTCGGACGGCAGGGCGCCGCCCAGCTCGGCAACAACGCTGCGGAGCACGTGATCGCCGAACGCTTTGCCGTGCTGGTCATACGCGGCCTTGAGCTGATCGATGCCGACGGACGCCACGCCGAGCGCCACGCCGTACCGAGCCGCCTGCGCAAGCAGCTTCTCAGCGGCGGCGGTGAACGCGGCGCGGTTTAGCGTGCCGGTCAGGGCGTCGCGGTCGCTGGCCGGCTGCGGACCGGGCACGGCGGCTGGTGCAGGTGCGCCCTGGGCGGCGGCGTCGCGCAGCAGGGCATTCATGCTGCCGACCAGCGCGGTCGTCTGGTCGGCGTTCTCGCGCGCCGTCTGGGCCAGCAGGTCGGTGAGCTGGGCGTGGGGCGTCAGGCCCTCGTTGAAGAACGTGTAAAGCTGCGCGAACTCCGCCTGCACGTCCGCGACGTACGTGGACATGTCCACCGGTGCCCCGCGCTGCTGGAAGAACTCGGACAGCTTCTGTACATCGCCATAGTGCCAGGCGTCCAGCGCGTGCGGGAAGAGCGCCGCGACGTACGTGGCGTCGCGCAGCGGCACGGCATCCACGAACTCGGTGAGCCGTTCGTAGTTGTGGTGGAACGCAATCGTGTCCACGAACATCTCGGGCAGCTCGAGTTTCTGCGCCAGCGCGCGGCCGACCTCGGTGTGATCGATGCCGAACAGGTCACGCTCGCTCTGCAACTGGCTGTCTACGCCGGTCTGCGGATCCTGCAGCAGCTTGAGGTACAACTGGCGGACGACCGAGTACATGACCGTGATGGCGAGGTCCTGGAACAGCCCGGCGACGAAGGCCTCGTCGGCCAGCTTCACGTCGAACAGGCTCGCGTAGCGTTTGGCGGCGACGGCCTTGGAGAGCGACGCTTCCCAGAACGCCTCGGATTCGGCCGGGGTCAGGCGCAGCTCGTTGTGCAGGCCGGTCATGCAGTAACTGATCGCCAGGGTACGCACGGTCCCGAGCCCGAGCAGATTCACCGCCATGCGGACGCTCGTGACCTTCGTGCGCACGCCGGCCCAGGACGAGTTCGACAGCGCCAGGAGCTTGCTGCTCAGCGAGCTGTCGGCTCCGATAACCTTGGCATAGTCCGCCGGCTCAGCCAGCGGGTTTTTGCCGAGCTCGACGAACTTGATCGCCACGGCCGCGGTGGTTGGCAGGTACGAGAGTGAGCCAATCCGGGCCGCGAGCTGTTGCTGCAGATCCGCCGAATTAACCGGAGCTTCAGTGGTGCTGCACGTTTGCGGTTCCATCGGTCGCCCTCACGCCGGCACGTCCGGGGCCGCGCCGCCGGCGTACGACCGTGCCTGCGGTCGCTCCCCCTCCGTCATGACCCCTACTTAGTATCGTGTGGGGATGGGGCCGGCTTGACTGCGGCGGCGCGGTGGCGTGCCGCGCCGGGGCCGCCAGTGCGCGGGTGCGGCCTGCGGCGGGTTGTACTCGGACGCGCGAAAGCAGGGCTGCGTTGTTGATCCTGGCGAACGATCGGGCCGATGATCCCGATGCGTGGGTTGATAAAACCGCGCTGTGTGCGGCCCGGGGCGACACGACTGGCCCCGGGACTGGGAGGTCCGGGCGTGGATCTGATTGCCACGACCAGCAAGCGTGCCCTGCTCGTCGGTGCCGGCGACTTCGTCCGGGACTTGGAGGCATTGCTGCAGGACGACGGCTGGATCTGCCAGCGCGCTGCGTCGACCTCCGGCGTGTTACGCCGCGTGCACGACCAGCCGGACCTCGACCTGGTCCTGCTGATACCGGGGGACGCGGTCGCAGACTACGTCGAGCTGTGCCGCCATATCAAGTTCGATGCACGCACGGCGTTCCTGTCAGTCATCTTCCTGCTTGCGGCCGACGTGCCGACGGGACGCGCGGCTGTGCTGGCAGCGGGCCCCGATGACTGCATCCGCCTGCCGGCCCAGCCGGATGAGCTGATGTTGCGGCTGTCGAGCGCGCTGCGGGCGAAGCGGGCCACGGACTCGCTTGAGGACGCGACGGCCGTCATCACGTCGCTGGCGAATGCCATCGAGGGACGCGATGCCTACACGCGCGGCCACGTCGAGCGCGTCAGCACCTACGCTGTCGAGATGGGCCGGCGGGTCGGCGTCCCGGCGGATGACCTGGCGGTCCTGCGCATCGGCGGGGTGGTGCACGACATCGGCAAGGTGGCCGTGCCGGACCATATTCTGAACAAGCCCGGAAAGCTGACCGACGAAGAGATCGCCATCGTGCAACGCCATCCGGTGGTGGGGCACGACATCCTGCAGCCGCTCCGGACATTTCGCCGCGTGCTGCCACTGGTGCGCTGGCACCATGAGCGGCCGAATGGGCGCGGCTATCCAGACGGCTTGCGCGCGGACGAGGTGCCGCTGCTGGCGCGGATCGTCGCCGTGGCCGACGTCTTCGACGCGCTGAACACCGCCCGCTCGTACCGGCCGGCGTTTCCGCCGCCGCAGTGCCGGGCCATCCTGCTGAAGGCGTCCGCCGACGGAGACTTGGACGCCGAACTGGTCACCGTGCTGCTCGAGATGCTGGACCAGAGCGCCAGCGCGCTCGGCGCAGCGGTTCCGGACGTGCTGGCGGCGGGTGGCATGATCGCCAACCGCAACTGACGCTCGGGCGACGGGGGTACGCGTACAGGATCTGGACCGCAGACGCGTCGCGGCGGGCCCGCTATACTGGATGCCCTCGGCCGCGGCCCACAGCGGTGGGGGCCGGCGGACGCTGTGTGGCCGGTCCTTGGACGGGTGTGCGGCGCGCATGGGAATCCTCCGCGACATCGGGCTCTGGCTGTGGCGGCTCTTGCCGGCCAACCCGATTCTCGTGCGCGTCGTGTCCGGCGGAGGGCGCCGTACGCGTCATCTCTGGGCGCGCATCGTCTACCTGGGCGTGCTGGCGCTGGTCTTCCTGCTTGGGGGTGGGTTGTTCCTGTCGGCGGGCCAGCAGTCGCTCGCCGATCTGGCCAAGAAGGCCACCAACACGTTCATGTGGGTGAGTGTTACGCAGCTCTTTCTCATGAGCTTCGTCGCGCCCGTCTTCTGCGCGGGGGCGATCACGCAGGAGAAAGACGCCAACACTTACCACATCCTGCTTACCACGCCCCTCAGCAACGCCCAGATCGTGCTGGGGTCGCTCTTCAGCCGCATCTACTTCGTCTGGGCGCTCCTGCTCTCCGGACTGCCGATCTTCTGCATCACCATGATCTACGGCGGCGTCACCACGGCCGAAATCCTCGAGAGCTTCGGGTTGGCGGCCTGCACCGGGCTGCTGACCGGCTCCATTGCCATCATGATCAGTTTCCTCAAGATCGGCACACGACGGACGATCTTCGCGTTCTTCGCCGGCGTCGCGGTCTACCTGGTCGGCGTCGAGCTGCTGGGCCTGTCGTCGTACGGCCAGTTGGCGGCCGCGCCGGCCGCGTTCCCGTTCTTCGACCCGCTGCGGCCATACCGCATGAGCTGGCTTGCGCCTGTGCACCCATTCCTGGCGCTGCTCGTCGTGACCGGCCAGACGCCCGCGCCCGATCCGGCCGCGGTGCAGGCGGCGGGCTGGCCGGCACGCTGGCTGCTGGCGTACCCGCAATACGGGTACGTCGTGCTCACCACGGCGGCGTCTGCCCTGATGGTGCTCATCAGTCTGATCTACGTCCGCCGGGGCGCGCGCGAGGGCGAGACGACGTGGCTCTCGCAGCTCGTCGAGCGCGTCGTGCCGCATCGCGCCGGCGAGCGCCGCCGGACGCCGCGCCGCGTGTGGCGCAACCCGATCGCCTGGCGCGAGGCCGCGACGCGCGCCTCGGCGGGCGGGCGTTCGTTTCTGCGGCTGTTCTTCATCCTGGCCGGCATCGTCATCGGGTTCTATCTGCTCATCGTGTACCACGCCGGCGGGTTTGGCTCCGGTGCGGTCGGGGCGGCAGCGGTACGCGCCTGGCTGACTCCGCTGGTCTGGATCGAGCTGGCGGTCATCCTGCTGGTCGTGACGAACACGGCCGCCACCACGCTGACGCGCGAGAAAGAATCGCTGACGATCGAGCTGCTGCTGTCCACGCCGCTTACCAGCCGTTACATCATCGCGGGCATGTTGCAGGGCCTGGTACGGCTGGTGATTCCGCTCATCGCCGTGCCCACCCTGACGATCGCGGCCTTCTGGCTCGCGGACCTGCTGCACACCGGTGCGGCGATGGACGTGATGACCATTGAGGCCGTGTTCCTCGTGCCGCTGCTGATGACGGCGTTCGCGGCGCTGGCGGCGATGGTCGGGCTGCACTTCTCGCTGCTTTCGCGCAAGACGGTGCAGGCCGTGATGGTCAGCACCGGCATCGTGATGGGCGCGGCGGGCCTGCTGACCGCGTGCGGGCTGGCGTTCCGCGGGACGAACCCGACCATCGCCGCGGTCGTGTTGCCGTTTACGCCGGTGTGGGGCTTGCAGAGCCTGCTTGATCCGTGGGCGGTCGCGGAGGCCGCCAACGCCGGCAGCCGCAGCCCGGTGTCGGTGGGCGATCTCATCGCGTTTCGCGTGACGCGGATCGTCTTTGCGCTGGTGGCGGCCGCGGTGTACCTGGCGATCACCTACGCGCTCTACAGCAGCATGGTGCGCAGCTTCGATATGACGGTGCGGCGGCAATCCGTGTGAATGAGGGGAGTCGCGGTTCAGGCGGTGGCGTCTCGAGTGCGCGGCGTGCCCGCGGCGGACGCGGGGACGAACCGCGAGCGCTCTGGGCGCTGACACAGGGCCGGTATGCCGCCCGCGGCCGAGTTCGCCGGTATGTCGTGAATCACGACGGCGCCGGGCTCAACCAGTGCGCCACACCCGATGCGCCGGCCGGGAATGACCGCAGCGCCGATGCCCAGCGTCGCGAAGTCCTCGACCGTGACGGTGCCGGCGAGTCGGACGGCCGGGTGCAGAAACACGCCCCGCCCGAGGACGTTGTCATGTTCCGCGATCGCGCCGGCGGAGATGACGGTGTGGGGCCCGATGCGGGCATGCACGCAGATGGTGGCGCGTGGCCCGATGATGACGTGTTCGCCCAGCACGGCGGAAGGGGAGATGCTGGCAAGCGGGTGGACGGCGGACGCCAGGCACATGCCGCGGGCCTGAAGCGTCTCGGCGAGCGCGACGCGTGTCACGTTGTCGCCGATCGCGACGATGGCGTAGCGGATGCCCGCGCGCAGCAGCTCGTGGACCTGCTCGATTCCGCCGCGCACCGGCAGGCCGGCGACGATCTTGCCGTGGCGCGCGGGATTCGAGTCCAGAAAGGCGACGGGCTGGTAGCGCTCGGCCTGCTCAAGAATGTCCTGGACGAGGCTGCCAAGTCCGCCGGCACCATAGATGACCGCGGGGTCCATCATCTCAGCTCCGCTGCTGTTCCTATCGGCCGAAGTAAGCGGGCGGGGTCGGCGTGATATACGCGACGGCAGAATGTGGTACCATGTGCACGCCGCCCGGGTTTGCGGGCGACCACGGACGGGAGTTCGACGATGGTGTCCTGGATTCTTGCCACGCTTTGCACAACCTGGTTGTTCGTTTCTTCGCCCACGGCGCAGGATCCGCCGGTGCCACCGGCAGAGTCTCAGCCGGCCAGCAGTCAGCCTGGCGCGAGCGGGACGACGCTGCGAAAGCCGCCGCAGGCGGCGATCCTGCGCGGGCTGCTACGGCGGGAGGATCGCCCCGCGCCGATTCGCCCGCAGGACCCCAGTACGGGGGCAACGCAGCCCGAAGCCGGCACGGATGCCAACGGCCAGCCGCTGTTGCTGGAAGGCACGCTGCTGGTGGAACGTCCCGGGCGGCTGTTCATCGAGGCTGACCGCGCCAAATTCGTATTCCAGGCCGGCGCGGACTCTCAGGCCACGCAGTCGCTCGAAATCCTGCCGAATCAACTGCTTGAAGCAATGGAGCGCGAGGCCCAGGGCGGGCTGGGCGACTTCATCATCACCGCGGAAGTGACACGTTACCGCGATCGTAACTATTTGATCCTGCGAAAGATACTGCGTCGAGTCGCGCACGGCAACCTGAGTCCCTGACTTGCGGGACCGGATCCGTAAATCTGGATAAGGTGGGGGAAAGGGGGTCAATAAAGGCTGGCCATAATTGCTCAGTTGCCCCCATATAAAGCAGCCCTAATCAAACAACAACGCTGTATCTGGTGGCCTGTCACGACTGTCCATAAACCTCGCGAAGGAATCGCGATGTGGATGGTAAAATTGGTAATTGTTTCCGGACATCTGGGGAAAATATGTGATATTATAACTGCGTCCGATTAGTTAACGCTGTGAAGGCGGTAGCTGCGGGTCTCCTCGGCTCGCCGCGACTGATCGTGGCCAGTGTGGATCCCGGTCGGCACGGCCGCTCAGGGATGGGCTGCGGACGACCGAAGCGCATCGGCCGGGCATGGAAGCCCCGCCGATGCAACCCTTCAGCGCTGCGGACCCGACTTGGCACGGAGTGCGTGAGGGCGACCTGAAGAAACGACGTCCCAGGCCATCATAAATCGGCATCCATACGATGCATGGTTGATGGCCCCCTCGCTCGAAACCCAACCCCCCCTCCTGTGGACGTCTATCTGGGTCGCCCTTTTCTATTGCGCGATCGGCGTCAAGGCGCTGCGGCCGGCGCGGCCCGCAGCCATTGGTAATCCAGTGTCGAGTGGCTGCCATCGAGGCCGCCGCCCCACGAGAGCATAGCCGCGGGGAACCCGTCGGCATCGTCGTCGGCGTAGCGGATGGCGAGCAGCAGTAGATCTCCAGGGGCAAACGGACCAGCTCCGAATGTGCTTGCGGGGATCGTGAAAGA from Phycisphaerae bacterium harbors:
- a CDS encoding HDOD domain-containing protein; its protein translation is MEPQTCSTTEAPVNSADLQQQLAARIGSLSYLPTTAAVAIKFVELGKNPLAEPADYAKVIGADSSLSSKLLALSNSSWAGVRTKVTSVRMAVNLLGLGTVRTLAISYCMTGLHNELRLTPAESEAFWEASLSKAVAAKRYASLFDVKLADEAFVAGLFQDLAITVMYSVVRQLYLKLLQDPQTGVDSQLQSERDLFGIDHTEVGRALAQKLELPEMFVDTIAFHHNYERLTEFVDAVPLRDATYVAALFPHALDAWHYGDVQKLSEFFQQRGAPVDMSTYVADVQAEFAQLYTFFNEGLTPHAQLTDLLAQTARENADQTTALVGSMNALLRDAAAQGAPAPAAVPGPQPASDRDALTGTLNRAAFTAAAEKLLAQAARYGVALGVASVGIDQLKAAYDQHGKAFGDHVLRSVVAELGGALPSDALVARWTDDQFMVLINSCRRGDVTEGLNNCLSHLARHPFSDGEHKATIGVHAGLLFVQASNRAQALDVVTAAAEKLMHAARKSGAPEVQVRAV
- a CDS encoding HD domain-containing protein, whose product is MDLIATTSKRALLVGAGDFVRDLEALLQDDGWICQRAASTSGVLRRVHDQPDLDLVLLIPGDAVADYVELCRHIKFDARTAFLSVIFLLAADVPTGRAAVLAAGPDDCIRLPAQPDELMLRLSSALRAKRATDSLEDATAVITSLANAIEGRDAYTRGHVERVSTYAVEMGRRVGVPADDLAVLRIGGVVHDIGKVAVPDHILNKPGKLTDEEIAIVQRHPVVGHDILQPLRTFRRVLPLVRWHHERPNGRGYPDGLRADEVPLLARIVAVADVFDALNTARSYRPAFPPPQCRAILLKASADGDLDAELVTVLLEMLDQSASALGAAVPDVLAAGGMIANRN
- a CDS encoding ABC transporter permease subunit, translating into MGILRDIGLWLWRLLPANPILVRVVSGGGRRTRHLWARIVYLGVLALVFLLGGGLFLSAGQQSLADLAKKATNTFMWVSVTQLFLMSFVAPVFCAGAITQEKDANTYHILLTTPLSNAQIVLGSLFSRIYFVWALLLSGLPIFCITMIYGGVTTAEILESFGLAACTGLLTGSIAIMISFLKIGTRRTIFAFFAGVAVYLVGVELLGLSSYGQLAAAPAAFPFFDPLRPYRMSWLAPVHPFLALLVVTGQTPAPDPAAVQAAGWPARWLLAYPQYGYVVLTTAASALMVLISLIYVRRGAREGETTWLSQLVERVVPHRAGERRRTPRRVWRNPIAWREAATRASAGGRSFLRLFFILAGIVIGFYLLIVYHAGGFGSGAVGAAAVRAWLTPLVWIELAVILLVVTNTAATTLTREKESLTIELLLSTPLTSRYIIAGMLQGLVRLVIPLIAVPTLTIAAFWLADLLHTGAAMDVMTIEAVFLVPLLMTAFAALAAMVGLHFSLLSRKTVQAVMVSTGIVMGAAGLLTACGLAFRGTNPTIAAVVLPFTPVWGLQSLLDPWAVAEAANAGSRSPVSVGDLIAFRVTRIVFALVAAAVYLAITYALYSSMVRSFDMTVRRQSV
- a CDS encoding acetyltransferase; translation: MMDPAVIYGAGGLGSLVQDILEQAERYQPVAFLDSNPARHGKIVAGLPVRGGIEQVHELLRAGIRYAIVAIGDNVTRVALAETLQARGMCLASAVHPLASISPSAVLGEHVIIGPRATICVHARIGPHTVISAGAIAEHDNVLGRGVFLHPAVRLAGTVTVEDFATLGIGAAVIPGRRIGCGALVEPGAVVIHDIPANSAAGGIPALCQRPERSRFVPASAAGTPRTRDATA